A single window of Paenibacillus sp. FSL H8-0537 DNA harbors:
- a CDS encoding Glu/Leu/Phe/Val dehydrogenase: MGVLYFERLEQYDVEQLVFCYDHKSGLRAIIAIHDTTLGPALGGTRMYPYATEEAAVHDVVRLARGMTYKSSVAGLNLGGGKAVIIGNPMTDKSEELFHAFGRFIGTLNGRYITAEDVGTTVADMDFIRQKTKFVTGVSPEFGSGGNPSPFTALGVFHSIRAAALEVFGSTDLLGKTIAVQGVGSVAYHLCRYLHEAGAKLIVTDVVQANAERAVLEFGAKAVGVDNIYGVECDIFAPCAMGGIINDDTLPLLKAKVVAGAANNQLKEEKHGDQLAAQGILYAPDYVVNSGGLMNVADELYGYNRERVLSKVEGIYSQLQRIFELSKEQQIPSFRAADRLAEMRINKHRV, encoded by the coding sequence GTGGGTGTTTTGTATTTTGAGCGGTTGGAGCAATATGATGTGGAGCAGCTCGTTTTTTGTTATGATCACAAATCGGGCTTAAGGGCAATTATCGCTATTCATGATACGACACTTGGACCGGCGCTTGGCGGTACTCGCATGTATCCCTATGCAACGGAGGAGGCCGCCGTCCACGATGTCGTCCGGCTTGCGCGAGGCATGACCTATAAATCGTCCGTAGCAGGGCTTAATCTGGGTGGGGGCAAGGCGGTCATTATCGGCAACCCCATGACGGATAAAAGCGAGGAGCTGTTTCATGCGTTTGGACGATTCATTGGAACATTGAACGGCCGATACATCACGGCGGAGGATGTAGGGACGACTGTGGCGGATATGGATTTTATTCGTCAGAAGACGAAGTTCGTTACAGGAGTATCTCCAGAATTTGGAAGTGGGGGCAATCCTTCGCCATTTACAGCACTCGGTGTATTTCACAGCATCAGAGCCGCTGCCCTTGAGGTTTTCGGGTCAACTGATCTGTTGGGGAAAACGATTGCGGTACAGGGTGTAGGCAGTGTTGCCTATCATTTATGCCGCTATTTGCATGAAGCGGGTGCTAAGCTGATTGTGACTGATGTCGTGCAAGCAAATGCAGAGCGTGCAGTGCTTGAGTTTGGGGCAAAAGCGGTCGGCGTGGATAATATTTATGGCGTCGAATGCGATATTTTTGCCCCATGCGCGATGGGGGGAATAATTAATGATGATACCCTTCCGCTGCTTAAGGCGAAAGTGGTTGCGGGTGCTGCCAATAATCAGCTAAAGGAAGAAAAGCATGGAGATCAGCTCGCGGCTCAAGGCATATTATATGCTCCAGACTACGTCGTCAACTCCGGCGGCTTAATGAATGTCGCTGACGAATTATATGGCTATAACAGGGAGCGAGTGCTCAGCAAGGTAGAGGGAATTTACAGCCAGCTCCAGCGTATTTTTGAACTATCGAAAGAGCAGCAAATTCCTTCTTTCCGTGCAGCGGATCGACTGGCGGAGATGCGGATAAATAAACATCGGGTATAA
- a CDS encoding N-6 DNA methylase, with protein MLSDELKKEAQRLCRLFTKRGFKTDAALDHIAFLFFLHSLDVMSLYAELEDETYPINWPKNSPLRWSSLTQLEGNSIVEQINDRVLPSLKNVRAITSSDSLTTAMGTFRYFQAPPSLAKLAFNQIEKLEKLLVSMFNENTHSNIFVSAQIPSHLLRGELFNYIVQQLDDNNEQYTALPRSMTLSIIEMLQPEPENQILNLCCGNGNFLADAYVYINNHTNNYPNSDSDGIVFTGYDLDSLRVRIANVHLMQFGLYGDSLSLFNLCHFEIFQDDILSEQFKDRFPYKQKFPIIIAHLPIQHKINTATLSNSFENYNNSTVMFINRVISLLADNGRAAVIVPNSFLFSNDSESVACRKELITKLILEAVVSLPSENDIMPKSSLLLLHKPRKNSASPQINKRTLFYQIDQYNKHKNLVIQWKKRNHFWKSWSMLLDKERQISDDYSLQIPTKWQHRAFWFASYDQLQKQNYSLRPETYKPFLKSGPDATASTQIKELKQEILQQIKMNGTWRTQDKVHTRLRSILTHTALIELLSDGTIFLSLEGLNESAYRLSENTEPYPLDTVLKMKIKKELSEEQYQLYKNYRDRVPPQAIHIAAKQQTESLLSDTTNSDKKIDVQLAKQTVELLLAFGLIQRLNASTSHSKTVWYDSIATDSYSIELYQIPRRSKHT; from the coding sequence ATGCTATCGGATGAACTAAAAAAAGAAGCACAGCGCCTTTGCAGACTTTTCACCAAACGCGGTTTCAAGACAGATGCCGCTCTCGATCATATCGCTTTTTTATTTTTCCTACATAGTCTTGATGTTATGAGTCTTTATGCAGAACTCGAGGATGAAACTTACCCAATTAATTGGCCTAAGAATTCCCCGTTGCGCTGGAGTTCATTAACACAGTTAGAGGGCAATAGCATCGTTGAGCAAATCAATGATCGGGTTTTACCCTCTCTTAAAAATGTAAGAGCAATAACTAGCAGCGATTCGTTAACAACAGCAATGGGCACTTTCCGTTATTTTCAGGCACCTCCTTCGCTGGCTAAACTGGCATTTAATCAGATTGAAAAACTTGAGAAGCTTTTGGTAAGTATGTTCAATGAAAACACGCATTCAAATATATTTGTATCAGCACAGATACCTTCGCATTTATTAAGAGGAGAACTGTTTAATTATATTGTGCAGCAGCTTGATGATAATAATGAGCAATATACTGCCCTTCCACGCAGCATGACTCTCTCCATTATTGAAATGCTGCAACCGGAGCCTGAAAATCAAATCCTTAACCTCTGCTGCGGTAACGGTAATTTTCTCGCAGACGCTTACGTCTATATAAATAATCATACCAATAATTATCCTAATTCGGATTCGGATGGAATTGTATTTACAGGATATGATTTAGATAGCTTACGGGTGAGAATTGCCAATGTACATCTCATGCAATTTGGACTATACGGTGATAGCCTCAGCCTCTTCAATTTATGCCATTTTGAAATTTTCCAAGATGATATATTGTCCGAGCAATTCAAGGATCGTTTCCCATATAAACAGAAATTCCCAATAATTATAGCCCATTTACCAATTCAGCATAAAATTAATACTGCGACTTTATCTAATTCTTTCGAAAACTATAATAACTCTACAGTTATGTTTATAAATCGTGTTATCTCATTGCTCGCCGATAACGGACGCGCCGCCGTTATCGTACCTAATTCCTTCCTTTTTTCAAACGATTCTGAATCCGTTGCTTGTCGTAAAGAGCTTATCACCAAACTGATTCTAGAGGCCGTCGTGTCATTGCCTTCCGAAAATGATATAATGCCGAAATCTTCTCTTCTATTGCTACATAAACCTAGAAAAAACAGCGCTTCGCCACAAATCAATAAAAGAACCTTATTCTATCAAATTGATCAATACAATAAACATAAAAATCTCGTCATTCAATGGAAAAAAAGAAACCACTTCTGGAAAAGCTGGTCGATGCTTCTGGACAAAGAACGGCAGATATCTGATGATTACAGCTTACAAATTCCAACAAAGTGGCAACATCGTGCCTTCTGGTTCGCTTCCTATGATCAATTACAAAAACAAAACTATTCATTAAGACCAGAAACATATAAACCTTTTTTAAAATCTGGTCCTGATGCTACAGCATCTACACAAATTAAGGAATTGAAACAGGAAATTTTGCAACAAATAAAAATGAATGGAACGTGGCGAACACAAGATAAGGTTCACACACGACTTCGCTCCATACTGACCCATACAGCTTTAATAGAGCTTTTGTCTGATGGAACTATCTTTTTATCACTTGAAGGCTTGAATGAATCAGCATATCGTTTGAGTGAAAATACCGAGCCTTATCCACTTGATACTGTGTTGAAGATGAAAATCAAAAAGGAGCTTTCAGAGGAGCAGTACCAATTGTATAAAAATTATAGAGACAGGGTTCCACCACAAGCTATTCATATCGCCGCTAAGCAGCAAACTGAGTCTTTGCTGTCGGATACCACTAATTCAGATAAAAAGATCGATGTACAGTTAGCAAAACAAACCGTGGAGCTTCTGCTGGCATTCGGTCTAATCCAGCGACTAAATGCATCGACTTCCCATTCCAAGACTGTCTGGTATGACAGCATCGCGACCGACTCCTATTCAATTGAACTTTATCAAATCCCAAGAAGGAGCAAGCATACATGA
- a CDS encoding AAA family ATPase → MRLIFLKIARYKQLHDFEIRFSKQSELLDAPFVRFLIGKNGSGKSTVLEALALIFTRIMHDETPGFDFELQYAVQIGKEERVIRVTPNDAPIRTYRLSVQIAISEKHLLDAKKEEQPFSRLTDYHPSKIIASSSGPAQQMEEALIHSPLSSLISDIYDLSRRSPATANVGELERLKTSIRQHHQDPKFLFMGPQTAPFVLIALCAMLPQEQSEQGAYINKRHSLLQIVKDFQPVWFTLTVNEAILQQLEHGELKPTEEALRIFCQLIGCMTSEMDDSVGDLYDACQRTAAYKEEELFPAINRTFYYFFESSDETPCCAPKLKDICSPFTLFAALTAAWRNGWLSSAHLGFHLDEVDGLLYETALSDGEFMWLARMGLLLLARDSVLPNVLFLLDEPDVHLNEEWISHFVKWIDDFTTIGDNRGGLAFEPVPRYSHEIVVSTHSTLMLTDALPHQVYLITKNGVQIAGEHFISTFAADRTELYGNLYKLNVEEEKFAESYVKQMIQSGTPQQLKELLNQLGPGYNRFQLRDKVVSLRHSESTRRDE, encoded by the coding sequence ATGAGACTCATCTTTTTAAAAATAGCGAGATATAAGCAGCTTCATGATTTTGAAATTCGCTTCTCAAAACAAAGTGAACTTCTGGATGCCCCTTTCGTTCGATTTTTAATTGGTAAAAATGGTTCGGGGAAGTCAACGGTTCTGGAAGCGCTGGCTCTCATTTTCACTCGGATTATGCATGACGAAACCCCCGGCTTTGATTTTGAGTTGCAATACGCTGTACAGATTGGTAAAGAAGAACGGGTTATTCGCGTTACGCCAAACGATGCCCCGATCAGAACGTATCGGCTCAGTGTCCAAATTGCAATTAGCGAGAAACACTTGCTTGATGCTAAAAAAGAAGAGCAGCCATTCAGCAGATTAACGGACTATCATCCCTCAAAAATTATCGCTAGTTCTTCAGGACCCGCGCAACAAATGGAGGAAGCTTTAATTCATTCCCCTCTGTCCAGCCTGATTAGTGATATTTATGACCTTTCAAGGCGCTCTCCTGCTACGGCTAATGTAGGAGAGCTTGAGCGGTTGAAGACTAGCATCCGCCAGCATCATCAGGATCCGAAATTTTTATTTATGGGGCCACAGACAGCCCCCTTTGTCTTGATCGCACTTTGCGCAATGCTTCCGCAGGAACAAAGCGAACAAGGGGCCTACATTAACAAGCGTCATTCTTTGCTTCAAATTGTAAAAGACTTTCAACCCGTTTGGTTTACATTAACGGTGAATGAAGCTATTTTACAGCAGCTTGAACACGGAGAGTTGAAACCCACGGAAGAAGCTTTGCGAATATTTTGCCAATTAATAGGCTGCATGACTTCCGAAATGGACGATTCAGTAGGGGATTTGTATGACGCTTGTCAACGAACGGCTGCTTACAAAGAGGAGGAGCTTTTTCCAGCTATTAACCGAACATTTTATTATTTTTTTGAATCTTCGGACGAAACCCCATGCTGTGCCCCCAAGCTAAAAGATATCTGCTCCCCATTCACCCTGTTTGCGGCGTTAACGGCTGCTTGGCGTAATGGCTGGTTGAGCTCTGCCCATCTAGGTTTTCATCTGGATGAAGTAGATGGTTTGCTTTATGAAACAGCTTTAAGTGATGGTGAATTTATGTGGCTTGCCCGAATGGGCCTTTTATTGCTTGCCCGCGACAGCGTGCTACCGAATGTTCTTTTTCTGCTTGATGAACCGGATGTGCATCTTAATGAAGAATGGATTTCCCATTTTGTCAAATGGATTGATGATTTTACAACTATTGGCGACAATAGAGGAGGATTAGCTTTTGAACCTGTTCCAAGGTACAGTCATGAAATTGTCGTGTCAACCCATTCGACTTTAATGCTAACTGATGCTCTACCGCATCAGGTGTACCTGATTACTAAAAATGGTGTTCAAATTGCTGGCGAGCATTTTATATCAACATTTGCCGCTGACCGCACTGAACTTTATGGAAATTTATATAAATTAAATGTAGAAGAAGAAAAATTTGCCGAATCTTATGTGAAACAAATGATACAATCAGGAACGCCTCAACAATTGAAAGAATTGCTTAACCAATTGGGCCCAGGATATAATCGCTTTCAGCTTCGTGATAAGGTCGTTTCTCTGAGACATTCAGAATCGACCAGAAGGGACGAATAA
- a CDS encoding HNH endonuclease signature motif containing protein has product MLLKVSPPKQLGIRLQLASSFMIRLLYYCDVKGIQPKQFTKKQFLIDHPELKACVFANKTATTFKNRINDFWDACKAKKERKTVILALCVDNFFMMGPKGKTQIANFSFQSYQLNIPQYSLDLLKTLFTRFYNDFFNYEENGSNLRWHFKEEYKLENPDNFYLCPACLGELNLDKAQLDHYFPKSTHLALVIHPNNLIPLCISCNSTTGGGKGDKIPTNPAIPTQANRIGCLEDAYLPYESYGLGRVKMLVGGTPGKRMAQLTTMKAADRTPLLNHAETYDLNRVWTSRLHNANTTLIHRLVDAFRHTFETDGKLDSAAIAHFLQHSIIQGAEYKSSKIENYFILANYTVWILGEPNAWITLIDELQKRLEEEKKLNFKQKQPYFLGDPEP; this is encoded by the coding sequence ATGCTATTAAAAGTCAGTCCTCCTAAACAGTTGGGCATCCGCTTGCAATTGGCTTCTTCCTTTATGATTCGATTGCTATACTACTGCGACGTAAAGGGTATACAACCCAAACAGTTTACCAAAAAGCAATTTCTCATTGATCATCCCGAGCTGAAAGCTTGCGTTTTTGCCAATAAAACAGCCACTACTTTTAAAAATCGCATTAATGATTTTTGGGATGCATGCAAAGCTAAAAAAGAACGGAAGACGGTTATCTTGGCCTTATGTGTCGATAATTTTTTTATGATGGGCCCCAAAGGTAAGACTCAGATAGCCAATTTCTCCTTTCAATCTTACCAATTAAATATACCTCAGTATAGCTTAGACTTATTGAAAACATTATTTACTCGATTTTATAACGATTTCTTTAATTATGAGGAAAATGGTTCTAACCTGCGATGGCACTTTAAAGAAGAATATAAACTAGAAAACCCTGATAATTTCTATTTATGTCCCGCGTGCCTAGGCGAACTGAACTTAGATAAAGCACAACTTGATCATTATTTTCCTAAATCGACGCATCTTGCGCTTGTAATCCATCCAAATAATCTTATTCCATTATGTATTTCCTGCAATTCTACAACAGGCGGCGGCAAAGGAGATAAAATTCCGACCAATCCGGCAATTCCTACTCAAGCGAACCGCATCGGGTGTCTGGAGGATGCGTATCTACCCTATGAGTCCTATGGTTTAGGGCGGGTGAAGATGCTAGTGGGTGGAACTCCAGGCAAACGAATGGCTCAGCTAACAACGATGAAAGCTGCGGATAGAACGCCCCTGCTTAACCACGCAGAAACATATGATTTGAATAGGGTATGGACAAGCCGCTTACATAATGCCAACACTACCCTTATTCACCGACTGGTAGACGCTTTCCGGCATACCTTCGAAACCGATGGGAAGCTTGATTCTGCTGCAATTGCTCACTTTCTACAGCACTCCATCATTCAGGGAGCAGAGTATAAGTCTTCAAAAATTGAAAATTATTTTATATTGGCTAATTATACTGTTTGGATATTGGGAGAACCCAATGCATGGATCACCCTTATTGATGAGTTACAGAAAAGGCTTGAAGAGGAAAAAAAACTAAACTTCAAACAAAAACAGCCTTATTTTCTCGGCGATCCAGAACCGTAA
- a CDS encoding DoxX family protein, translated as MNTRISKGRLWTSWIMSGLVILFMLFDGIMKLFKPAVVVESTIQLGFQEHHIVIMGVLALISTILYALPRTSFLGVVLLTGYFGGVIVTHLRLDAPLFSNTLFPVYLAVLAWGGIWLRNEQVRKLIPFQK; from the coding sequence ATGAACACGCGCATTTCAAAAGGACGGCTCTGGACATCTTGGATCATGAGTGGATTGGTTATTTTGTTTATGCTGTTTGATGGCATAATGAAGCTGTTTAAGCCTGCGGTTGTAGTTGAGTCGACCATTCAGCTCGGATTTCAGGAGCATCATATTGTTATTATGGGTGTTCTTGCGTTAATATCAACGATTTTGTATGCGCTGCCGCGTACGTCATTCCTCGGCGTTGTACTGCTGACCGGGTATTTCGGCGGGGTCATCGTAACCCATCTGCGCCTGGATGCTCCATTATTCAGCAACACCTTATTTCCCGTATATCTTGCTGTGCTAGCTTGGGGCGGCATTTGGCTGCGTAATGAGCAAGTTCGTAAGCTAATTCCTTTTCAAAAATAA
- a CDS encoding AraC family transcriptional regulator: MDDVPLLKPGEPTASLSLPYLYILTSVNIVDCGFDRIIPSLESKGHRIVAFAQSGGKLHLEGHAIYAEKGACFLLAPGAQAQIEARDMEGHRGAVYVIAFDAYRMGEREPALEIGLNLPYETRIDVAAMSRLIDLLEQAAEGSANNQGDKQVDQFKQQIRLQELLVLLMEHVAASHSLSDAKLAVQESIAYMVEHYREEMTVEQLSKMSGVARWQYSALFQTLTGKKPLDYLTELRLNRAKELLLLTDDPLREIARQTGFKDEYYFARRFRHAMGLTPKQYAKTRGVSNQTIKQDVSPFSRVVVVGYVLGELLSLGIRPVGADMTVIGRKVVYRNELKNISDIGLLGELGKVKALYPDLILYSSFRQDRMEELSKIAPTVSIDRLQPTYNRLMQVAELFGKEEQATRWIERYERKAGEMWRHLNLHTMERETAAIFVLVDGDLYVMGMRGIALTLYHPMAFEPAVKVKQLIEAGIPFQGIDQEQMSEYYADRLFLLVGESERSRSEASRIINSVYWKSFDSSRVYVTEAKWNFDDPITRDRLLPALPRIFRLP, encoded by the coding sequence ATGGATGACGTTCCATTGTTAAAACCGGGTGAACCAACAGCTTCCCTATCACTGCCTTACTTGTATATCCTTACGTCGGTTAACATAGTAGATTGTGGGTTTGATCGAATCATCCCTTCATTAGAAAGCAAGGGGCATCGCATCGTTGCCTTTGCTCAAAGCGGAGGGAAGCTCCATCTGGAGGGCCACGCCATTTATGCCGAAAAAGGGGCGTGCTTTCTGCTTGCTCCCGGTGCACAAGCACAAATAGAAGCAAGGGATATGGAGGGGCATCGCGGAGCGGTGTATGTTATTGCTTTCGATGCCTATCGTATGGGAGAACGGGAGCCAGCGCTAGAGATCGGGTTGAATTTGCCCTACGAGACGAGAATTGATGTGGCAGCGATGTCTCGGCTCATTGATTTGTTGGAGCAGGCTGCTGAGGGTTCCGCAAATAATCAAGGCGACAAGCAAGTGGATCAATTCAAGCAGCAGATTCGGTTACAGGAGCTTCTTGTGCTGCTGATGGAGCATGTTGCAGCTTCACACTCCTTGTCGGATGCTAAGCTTGCTGTTCAGGAAAGCATCGCTTATATGGTAGAGCATTACCGGGAGGAAATGACCGTGGAGCAGCTGTCGAAAATGTCCGGTGTAGCCCGCTGGCAATATAGCGCTTTGTTCCAAACCTTGACGGGCAAGAAGCCGCTCGATTATTTGACGGAGCTTCGTTTGAATCGCGCGAAGGAACTGCTGCTGCTAACAGATGATCCTTTGCGCGAAATTGCCCGTCAGACAGGGTTCAAGGACGAATATTATTTTGCCCGCAGGTTCCGGCATGCCATGGGGCTGACTCCGAAGCAATATGCTAAAACGCGCGGCGTCAGCAATCAGACAATAAAACAGGACGTGAGCCCTTTTTCACGAGTCGTTGTAGTGGGTTATGTGCTTGGCGAATTGTTATCTCTGGGTATTAGGCCTGTAGGAGCGGACATGACGGTCATCGGCAGAAAGGTCGTTTATCGCAATGAGCTGAAAAATATTTCAGATATTGGCTTGCTGGGGGAGCTCGGCAAGGTGAAAGCGCTGTACCCAGATTTGATACTCTACAGCAGCTTCCGCCAGGATCGAATGGAGGAACTGTCGAAAATAGCGCCTACCGTATCCATTGATCGCTTGCAGCCCACCTATAACCGGCTCATGCAGGTGGCGGAGCTGTTCGGAAAGGAAGAGCAGGCAACGAGGTGGATTGAACGTTATGAGCGCAAAGCCGGAGAAATGTGGAGGCATTTGAATTTACACACGATGGAGAGGGAAACAGCTGCTATTTTCGTTCTAGTAGATGGTGATTTGTATGTCATGGGCATGAGGGGCATCGCCTTAACGCTTTATCATCCGATGGCGTTTGAGCCAGCTGTCAAGGTGAAGCAATTAATTGAAGCAGGAATACCATTTCAAGGGATTGATCAGGAGCAAATGAGTGAATATTATGCTGACCGCCTATTCTTATTAGTAGGTGAGAGCGAGCGTTCCAGAAGCGAGGCTTCGCGAATTATAAACAGCGTTTATTGGAAGTCGTTTGACAGCAGCCGGGTTTATGTAACGGAGGCCAAATGGAATTTCGATGATCCAATTACAAGGGACAGGCTTTTGCCCGCGCTGCCACGTATTTTCCGCTTGCCGTAG
- the nikA gene encoding nickel ABC transporter substrate-binding protein, with product MSRIKGITTLQMILALLVLVILAMGCSQQEASSTGNKAGTNTAAPQEKAITVAWLRDIGPLNPHVYYPSQLFAQSMLYEPLVSYNEGGELKPQLAESWVISADGKEYTFKLRQNVKFADGTPFNAAIVQKNFDAIMLNKSVHSWIGLVKVLEKTEAVDEYTFKITLSAPYYPTLQDLAIVRPFRFLAEAGFPDDGDTTKDIKQPIGTGPWQLADYKKDEYAVFTRNPNYWGEMPKLDKITVKIIPDGETRVLAFEKGELDLIFGEGAISMDAFQQLKDSGKYETGLSEPVGTRSLLLNTLNDKLADHRVRLALQQGFDKATMVDGVTGGVEEAANNILSKNYPYSNIDFAPIGYDAAKANDYLEEAGWKLEAGKTVREKDGQPLELELMYDKGDLIQKAMAETIQSQWAEIGVKLNLNAVELAMIPQRLREGTFDIHFWFNYGVPYDPHTLINSVREPGFGISEAHSSLPMKAELDQQIVTALASTDEVERQQLYTTILKTLNEQSVILPISYIKQTVVYQKSLKNFKFPASRWDHPFEGLELNS from the coding sequence ATGTCCAGAATAAAAGGAATTACCACCCTGCAGATGATTTTAGCTTTATTAGTATTAGTCATCCTCGCAATGGGATGCTCGCAGCAAGAGGCGTCATCTACGGGCAACAAGGCGGGAACGAATACAGCCGCCCCGCAGGAAAAAGCGATTACCGTGGCTTGGCTAAGAGATATAGGCCCGCTTAATCCTCATGTCTACTATCCATCGCAATTATTTGCACAGTCCATGCTCTATGAGCCATTGGTCAGCTACAATGAGGGCGGAGAGCTTAAACCGCAGCTCGCTGAGTCATGGGTCATTTCAGCCGATGGCAAGGAATATACGTTCAAGCTCCGCCAAAATGTCAAATTCGCGGATGGAACGCCTTTTAATGCAGCTATTGTCCAGAAAAACTTTGACGCTATTATGCTCAACAAAAGCGTCCACAGCTGGATTGGACTCGTCAAAGTGCTTGAAAAAACGGAAGCTGTCGACGAATATACGTTTAAAATAACGTTGTCCGCACCATACTATCCAACCTTGCAGGATTTGGCGATTGTGCGGCCTTTCCGTTTTCTTGCTGAAGCCGGATTCCCGGATGACGGAGATACGACGAAAGACATCAAGCAGCCGATTGGCACCGGGCCTTGGCAGCTCGCTGATTACAAGAAGGATGAATATGCGGTTTTCACCAGAAATCCAAATTACTGGGGAGAAATGCCCAAGCTAGACAAAATTACGGTCAAAATCATACCGGATGGCGAAACACGAGTTCTCGCTTTTGAGAAAGGCGAGCTGGATCTGATTTTTGGAGAGGGCGCGATCAGTATGGATGCTTTTCAACAATTAAAGGATTCAGGCAAATATGAGACCGGGCTGTCCGAGCCTGTTGGCACAAGAAGCCTGCTGCTTAATACGCTAAACGACAAGCTGGCTGATCACCGGGTGCGGCTTGCGCTTCAGCAAGGCTTTGACAAAGCAACCATGGTAGATGGCGTAACGGGTGGCGTAGAGGAAGCTGCAAACAACATTTTATCCAAAAACTATCCTTATTCCAATATCGACTTTGCGCCTATCGGTTACGATGCTGCCAAAGCAAATGACTATTTGGAGGAAGCCGGATGGAAGCTCGAAGCTGGTAAAACGGTACGGGAAAAAGACGGCCAGCCGCTCGAGCTTGAGTTAATGTACGATAAAGGCGATCTTATTCAGAAAGCGATGGCCGAAACGATTCAATCCCAGTGGGCAGAAATCGGAGTCAAGCTGAACCTCAATGCCGTCGAGCTTGCCATGATTCCTCAGCGCTTGAGGGAAGGTACGTTCGACATCCACTTCTGGTTCAATTACGGCGTGCCTTATGATCCGCATACGCTTATTAATTCGGTCAGGGAACCTGGCTTCGGTATATCGGAAGCACATAGCAGCCTCCCAATGAAGGCGGAACTGGATCAGCAAATTGTCACAGCACTCGCTTCCACGGACGAAGTCGAACGCCAGCAGCTGTATACGACCATTTTGAAAACATTGAATGAACAGTCGGTTATTTTGCCAATCTCTTATATTAAACAAACCGTCGTTTACCAGAAAAGCTTGAAAAACTTCAAATTTCCAGCCAGCCGTTGGGATCATCCTTTTGAAGGGCTCGAACTAAATTCGTAA
- a CDS encoding MFS transporter: MGKSIAVSVSPPFIRLYIVTFLFFSANPIINIVVPLRGEAEGASNAEIGIMMGAYMLTSMLLRPWAGNVVARLGPPFVLRLLLLANVIILALYAFLGLEWYFLLRALQGVTTAFFSLALQIGIVDALPEKERSQGLSLYLLAGMLPTVILPMAALYLWNWGEMHTFAAAMLIIGVAAGFVGYSSLLPSRLASSSTGGQTSSTLAQLNQLWSNRAFLVCSMAMLIASIGFGAVVTFIALYTKQSGVGNAGIYLMIQAGIIVISRFALRTKLPSDGKWPAGLTISLLLCMTIGTALLAMSIYWGAAYMYVAAGFIGLGMALLYPTLMSYLTFVLPAASRNTLIGLFIAMSDLGVVLGNMAMGPIADHLSYSFMYSVCALLLLAAAAVVHISGRRLASESH, from the coding sequence ATGGGCAAAAGCATAGCTGTCTCCGTATCCCCGCCTTTTATAAGGCTTTATATTGTAACCTTTTTATTTTTCAGCGCAAATCCGATTATTAATATCGTTGTTCCGCTGCGCGGTGAAGCCGAAGGAGCAAGCAATGCCGAAATTGGCATAATGATGGGCGCTTATATGCTTACCAGCATGCTGCTTCGGCCCTGGGCGGGCAATGTGGTCGCCCGTTTGGGCCCACCGTTTGTACTGCGTTTGTTATTGCTCGCGAACGTTATCATTTTGGCGTTATATGCGTTTCTCGGGCTGGAATGGTATTTTCTGCTGCGTGCGCTGCAGGGCGTGACGACCGCCTTTTTTTCCTTGGCACTGCAGATCGGCATTGTTGATGCACTGCCTGAAAAGGAGCGTTCGCAAGGACTTTCGCTATATTTGTTAGCTGGCATGCTCCCAACCGTTATCCTGCCAATGGCTGCACTTTACTTGTGGAATTGGGGCGAAATGCATACATTCGCAGCCGCCATGCTTATTATCGGCGTTGCAGCAGGCTTCGTGGGGTATAGTTCCCTCCTTCCTTCCCGCTTGGCCAGTTCTAGCACTGGCGGGCAAACAAGCTCTACACTGGCACAGCTTAACCAGTTATGGAGCAATCGGGCTTTTCTCGTGTGCAGCATGGCCATGCTCATTGCTTCTATCGGCTTTGGTGCTGTCGTCACCTTTATTGCCCTGTATACGAAGCAAAGCGGGGTCGGCAATGCCGGTATTTATCTCATGATCCAGGCTGGCATCATCGTAATCTCCCGCTTTGCGCTGCGGACAAAGCTGCCCTCCGATGGCAAGTGGCCTGCTGGCTTAACGATCAGCTTGCTGCTGTGTATGACGATAGGTACAGCGCTGCTAGCGATGTCGATTTATTGGGGTGCCGCCTATATGTATGTGGCAGCCGGATTTATAGGGCTTGGCATGGCCCTGCTTTATCCAACCTTAATGAGCTATTTGACCTTTGTGCTGCCAGCCGCCTCCCGAAATACGCTCATTGGCTTGTTTATTGCCATGTCCGACCTTGGCGTTGTGCTTGGCAACATGGCGATGGGACCAATCGCCGATCATTTATCCTACTCCTTTATGTACAGCGTTTGCGCCTTATTATTACTTGCCGCTGCTGCCGTTGTGCATATTAGCGGCCGTCGCTTGGCATCGGAATCTCACTAA